In Humulus lupulus chromosome 7, drHumLupu1.1, whole genome shotgun sequence, the following are encoded in one genomic region:
- the LOC133788288 gene encoding glutamate--tRNA ligase, cytoplasmic, which translates to MELKSVAFPPDTPPLSVIAAAKVSGISLPIDTSDSSDSPPFFKFSDGLKLHGTYVLLRYVARISPIPNFYGKNAYESGQIDEWLEYAPVLSSGSAFETACKYVDIYLEGRTFVVGHFLSIADVAIWSGLAGTGPRWESLRKSKKYQNLVRWFNSILVEYSDDLTEVLATYVGKRGKPVPVKSKEHQGVSQSTKSVNGDVSKAGSRSTFEVDLPDAEIGKVKLRFAPEPSGYLHIGHSKAALLNQYFAQRYQGEIIIRFDDTNPAKESNEFVDNLLKDIETLGIKFETVTYTSDYFPQLMEMAEKLIREGKAYVDDTPREQMQKERMDGIESKCRNNSIEENLKLWKEMIAGSERGLQCCVRGKLDMQDPNKSLRDPVYYRCNPIPHHRIGSKYKIYPTYDFACPFVDSIEGITHALRSSEYHDRNAQYYRILEDMGLRKVLLYEFSRLNMVYTLLSKRKLLWFVQNGKVDGWDDPRFPTVQGIVRRGLKVEALIQFILEQGASKNLNLMEWDKLWTINKKIIDPVCPRHTAVIEERRVLLTLTNGPEEPFVRIIPRHKKYEGAGEKATTFTKRIWLDYADAELIAADEEVTLMDWGNAIIKGIEKDQEGKVTQLTGVLHLEGSVKTTKLKLTWLPETNELVNLSLMEFDYLITKKKLEEGEDFLDVLNPCTKKETAALGDSNMRNLKRGDVLQLERKGYFRCDVPYVRPSKPVVLLAIPDGRQQTGLK; encoded by the exons ATGGAGTTAAAGTCAGTCGCATTTCCGCCCGATACTCCTCCGCTCTCGGTCATAGCTGCTGCTAAGGTTTCCGGGATCTCTCTCCCCATTGACACTTCCGATTCTTCTGATTCTCCTCCATTTTTTAAGTTCTCTGATGG GCTAAAACTGCATGGAACATATGTATTGCTTCGATATGTTGCTCGAATTTCCCCCATTCCTAATTTCTATGGGAAGAATGCATATGAATCTGGCCAG ATTGATGAATGGCTGGAATATGCTCCTGTCCTTTCATCTGGTTCTGCATTTGAGACCGCATGCAAGTATGTGGATATTTATTTAGAGGGCCGCACATTTGTAGTGGGTCATTTTTTGTCAATTGCAGATGTAGCAATTTGGTCAGGTCTTGCAG GAACTGGGCCAAGATGGGAAAGTTTGAGGAAGTCAAAGAAGTATCAAAATCTTGTAAGATGGTTCAATTCAATCTTGGTAGAATATAGTGATGATTTAACAGAAGTTCTTGCTACATATGTTGGCAAAAGAGGAAAGCCAGTGCCTGTCAAATCAAAAGAGCATCAAGGAGTTAGCCAATCCACAAAGAGTGTAAATGGAGATGTTTCTAAAGCAGGAAGCAGGTCTACATTTGAAGTAGATCTTCCAGATGCTGAGATTGGAAAGGTGAAACTGAGATTTGCCCCAGAACCCAGTGGTTATCTTCACATTGGACACTCAAAAGCAGCACTGTTGAATCAGTATTTTGCTCAAAGATACCAAGGAGAAATTATTATACGTTTTGATGATACAAATCCTGCAAAAGAGAGCAATGAGTTTGTGGACAATCTTCTAAAGGATATCGAGACCTTGGGCATCAAGTTTGAAACTGTTACATATACTTCGGATTACTTCCCTCAGTTGATGGAAATGGCTGAAAAATTGATTCGCGAGGGTAAAGCATATGTTGATGATACCCCACGTGAGCAAATGCAGAAAGAAAGGATGGATGGAATTGAATCAAAATGCAGAAACAACAGCATAGAGGAGAATCTGAAATTATGGAAGGAAATGATTGCAGGATCTGAAAGGGGTCTGCAGTGCTGTGTGCGGGGGAAACTGGATATGCAGGATCCTAACAAGTCACTTCGGGATCCTGTATATTACCGTTGCAATCCAATTCCTCATCATAGGATTGGGTCAAAGTACAAGATATACCCAACTTATGATTTTGCATGCCCATTTGTTGATTCTATTGAGGGTATAACACATGCTCTTCGATCTAGTGAGTACCACGATCGCAATGCTCAATACTATCGAATTCTTGAGGATATGGGTTTGAGAAAGGTCCTTTTATATGAATTCAGCCGGTTGAATATGGTTTATACACTTCTTAGCAAGCGTAAGCTTCTATGGTTTGTTCAAAATGGAAAGGTTGATGGATGGGATGATCCTCGTTTTCCAACTGTCCAAGGAATTGTGCGAAGGGGTCTGAAAGTTGAAGCATTGATTCAGTTCATTCTTGAGCAG GGAGCTTCAAAAAATCTTAATCTCATGGAGTGGGACAAACTTTGGACCATAAATAAGAAGATAATTGATCCTGTGTGTCCTAGGCATACAGCTGTCATTGAAGAGAGGCGTGTGTTGTTGACCCTGACTAATGGACCCGAGGAACCATTTGTCCGCATCATTCCTAGGCATAAGAAATACGAAGGTGCGGGTGAGAAGGCTACAACATTTACCAAGAGGATATGGTTAGACTATGCCGATGCTGAGTTAATTGCAGCAGATGAGGAAGTTACTTTAATGGATTGGGGGAATGCTATTATTAAGGGAATTGAGAAGGACCAAGAAGGAAAGGTAACACAGTTAACAGGAGTTCTGCATCTTGAAGGATCTGTGAAGACTACAAAGTTGAAGCTTACCTGGTTACCTGAAACAAATGAGCTGGTTAACCTCTCATTGATGGAGtttgattatttaattacaaAGAAGAAG CTTGAAGAAGGTGAGGATTTCCTGGATGTTCTTAATCCATGCACTAAAAAGGAGACTGCAGCCCTTGGGGATTCAAACATGCGAAACCTGAAGCGGGGGGATGTATTGCAGCTGGAGAGGAAAGGATATTTCAGGTGTGATGTTCCTTACGTTAGGCCTTCAAAACCTGTAGTCCTACTTGCAATCCCAGATGGCAGACAACAGACTGGTTTGAAATAA
- the LOC133788289 gene encoding germin-like protein subfamily 2 member 1, translating into MAALMALLVLTFASFFATSFADPELLQDVCVADLNSAVKVNGFPCKANVSADDFFFAGLANPGLTNNTFKSKVTGANVQNIPGLNTLGVSLARIDYAPGGINPPHTHPRATEVVFVLEGELDVGFITTANVLISKKIKKGEVFAFPRGLVHFQKNNGNSPAAVIAGFNSQFPGTQSIATTLFGATPPVPDNVLTMAFQVGTKEVQKIKSRFAPKM; encoded by the exons ATGGCGGCTCTCATGGCACTTCTCGTGTTGACATTTGCCTCATTCTTCGCCACCTCCTTCGCCGATCCCGAACTCCTCCAAGATGTTTGCGTTGCCGATCTCAACTCCG CTGTGAAAGTTAATGGCTTCCCCTGTAAGGCCAACGTAAGCGCCGATGACTTTTTCTTCGCCGGATTAGCCAATCCAGGTCTAACCAACAACACTTTCAAGTCTAAGGTTACCGGGGCCAATGTTCAGAATATTCCTGGCCTTAACACCCTCGGTGTCTCTCTCGCACGTATCGACTACGCTCCCGGAGGCATCAACCCACCCCACACCCACCCACGCGCCACCGAGGTCGTCTTCGTTCTCGAGGGTGAATTGGACGTCGGGTTCATCACCACCGCCAATGTTTTGATCTCGAAGAAGATCAAGAAGGGAGAGGTCTTTGCTTTCCCTAGAGGACTTGTTCACTTCCAGAAGAACAACGGGAATTCCCCCGCCGCCGTCATCGCCGGATTCAATAGCCAGTTTCCCGGAACTCAGTCCATTGCGACCACATTGTTCGGCGCGACGCCGCCTGTGCCGGATAATGTTTTGACCATGGCCTTCCAGGTTGGTACTAAGGAGGTTCAGAAAATCAAGTCTAGATTTGCTCCCAAGATGTAG